The Deltaproteobacteria bacterium genome includes the window CCGCCGGACTCCACGGGCTACGCTCGCGTCCCCTCGATGACGCTGAGCTGCGTGGCCGTGGGAACGATGCCCGCCGGCGTGAAGCCCGCGCTCGCGAGAAGCGCGCCGTACTCGGCGGCGGTGCGCTCGCGGCCGCCCGTCCAGAGCAGCATGTTCAGGTCGCCGAGCACTATACCCTGCGTGTCGGCGCTCTGGTCGATCCGCTCCGGGACGACCCGCTCGACGAGGAGCAGCCGCCCGTCCCGGGCCATGGCGCGATGGCAGTTCCGCAGGATGGCGACGCTGCGCTCGTCGTCCCAGTCGTGGATGACCCACTTGAGGACGTAGGCGTCGCCGCCGACGGGGACCGAGGCGAAGAAGTCACCCGCGACCAGCTCGCAGCGCCCGGCGAGCCCGGCCTCCGCGATGCGGGCCTTCGCGTTCTCGATGACGGGCGGGATGTCGAAGAGGATGCCGCGCAGGGCCGGGTTGCCACCGAGGATGGACGAGATCAACGCGCCCTGGCCGCCGCCCACGTCGACCAGCGTGCGCAGGCGCGAGAAGTCGCACGCGGCCGTCACCGCGGCGTCGAAGGCCGAGGTGAGCGACGTCATGGCCGCGTTGAAGAGCGCGGCGCCCTCGGGATCCCGGGCGCTCTCCTCGAGAAACGCCTGCGTCCCGCGCGGGCCCCACACCGGCTCGCCGCTCATCACGCTCCGCTCGAGCTTGCCCCAGGCGTGCCAGTTCCGCTCGTCGCCGAAGAAGATCGCGGCGGCGCGGAGCGAGCGCGGGGCGTCGCTCCGGAGCAGCGCACCGAGCGCGCTCGGTGCAAAGCGGCCGTCTGCATCCTCGGTGAACACGCCCAGGCTCACCAGAGCGCGCAGCAGGCGACGGAGGGCGCGCGCGTCGGCGCCCGTCGCGCGCGCCAGCTCCTCGCTCCCGCGTGCCCCGTCCCGCAGCAGGTCCGCGAGGCCGAGCCGGGCGGCCACGCAGATGGCCTGCATCGCCCGGTAGCC containing:
- a CDS encoding methyltransferase, which produces MATPATTLLHLMTGYRAMQAICVAARLGLADLLRDGARGSEELARATGADARALRRLLRALVSLGVFTEDADGRFAPSALGALLRSDAPRSLRAAAIFFGDERNWHAWGKLERSVMSGEPVWGPRGTQAFLEESARDPEGAALFNAAMTSLTSAFDAAVTAACDFSRLRTLVDVGGGQGALISSILGGNPALRGILFDIPPVIENAKARIAEAGLAGRCELVAGDFFASVPVGGDAYVLKWVIHDWDDERSVAILRNCHRAMARDGRLLLVERVVPERIDQSADTQGIVLGDLNMLLWTGGRERTAAEYGALLASAGFTPAGIVPTATQLSVIEGTRA